A part of Bartonella quintana genomic DNA contains:
- a CDS encoding TonB-dependent hemoglobin/transferrin/lactoferrin family receptor gives MRIRQKNIYKSFVILNALSACIPSFVFAQSKEADAVTELKPIIIKGKKIADPSGSVTILTNRKTAKDIYEKQISDVHDVSRLNPSVTYNSENNSFLIRGLDANRVLTTMDGIIIPWFDDIVRGRGGNTTFDFNALSTFDVIQGSDSSLYGSGALGGVVALRTLNPEDLIPEEKNWGSLIKGGYHSVDNSWHVDQAIAVRNYQTFFLFQGSHVEGNERKNMGTVEGYKERTRKNPAQFDRNNLLFKIHQYFNNNHRLGFTAERFDYEINTHSLNASTRYSPGSVYDEDNKRRERLSLSYNYSNENTFLDAFSGQLYWQKQISNHVMSGFRVQAPKGDYLRDNFLRDTNYGLNAHAGKKVDFGTVNHALKFSTNVLSSQFHHYLLGKDNCHFKENAQGCAFLPANRSDSPDTNSYSFGFAFENEISFADNRFRVTPGVRYDWYKHTPQKTPSYEKALISNKYPSERSGSRFSPKLRMEWDFRDQVTFYAQWAQAFRAPRVSELYLSYIKPPLYYVKGNPDLKSEGSNGYDIGIQYGNVNFGGSLSAFINQYKNFITTVDKGPSEEFRFARRYYVNLSRVRIFGIETRAHLTLNKGFHSNFALAYSQGKDLEKDEYLNSIPALKAIIGLGYAKETWGADVVLTSSAKRDKVAKESDYQKIPGYKVVDVSGWWKPFGEKGFVVRAGIYNLFNEKYWNVSDLPSGKSTIPKDYYSQPGRNFKVSFVQKF, from the coding sequence ATGCGAATAAGGCAAAAAAATATCTATAAAAGCTTTGTGATTTTAAATGCGCTATCAGCCTGTATACCTTCTTTTGTTTTTGCACAAAGCAAAGAGGCGGATGCTGTAACTGAACTTAAACCTATCATTATTAAAGGGAAAAAAATAGCGGATCCTTCAGGTTCGGTAACTATTTTGACCAATCGTAAAACCGCTAAGGACATTTATGAAAAGCAAATAAGTGATGTCCATGATGTTAGTCGTCTTAATCCTTCCGTAACCTACAACTCAGAAAATAATAGTTTTCTTATTCGTGGGTTAGACGCAAACCGTGTTCTTACAACAATGGATGGCATTATTATTCCATGGTTTGATGATATAGTGCGTGGGAGAGGTGGAAACACAACATTTGATTTTAACGCACTTTCCACATTTGATGTTATTCAAGGATCGGATTCTAGTCTTTACGGGTCCGGCGCATTAGGAGGGGTCGTTGCTTTGCGTACCCTTAATCCTGAAGATCTCATTCCTGAAGAAAAGAATTGGGGTAGTCTTATAAAAGGCGGTTATCATTCTGTTGATAACAGTTGGCACGTAGATCAAGCTATTGCAGTGCGTAATTATCAAACATTTTTTCTTTTCCAAGGATCTCATGTAGAAGGTAATGAACGTAAAAATATGGGAACTGTAGAGGGCTATAAAGAGCGTACACGTAAAAACCCCGCTCAGTTTGACCGGAATAATTTGCTTTTTAAAATTCATCAATACTTTAATAACAATCACCGGCTTGGTTTTACGGCAGAGCGTTTTGATTATGAAATAAACACTCATTCACTGAATGCATCTACAAGATACTCCCCAGGATCCGTTTATGATGAAGATAATAAACGTCGTGAGCGCCTTTCCCTGTCTTATAATTATAGCAATGAAAACACATTCCTTGATGCATTTTCTGGGCAGCTTTATTGGCAAAAACAAATTAGTAATCATGTCATGAGTGGATTTCGTGTTCAAGCGCCAAAAGGAGATTATTTAAGGGATAATTTTTTGCGTGATACCAATTATGGTTTAAATGCTCATGCTGGTAAAAAAGTGGATTTTGGTACGGTAAATCATGCATTAAAGTTTTCTACTAACGTCTTGTCATCTCAATTTCATCATTACCTGTTAGGCAAAGATAATTGTCATTTTAAGGAGAATGCACAAGGATGCGCCTTTTTGCCTGCTAATCGATCAGATTCACCGGATACGAATAGCTACAGTTTTGGTTTTGCTTTCGAAAATGAAATTAGTTTTGCTGATAATCGTTTCCGTGTAACGCCTGGAGTTCGTTATGATTGGTATAAGCATACTCCTCAAAAAACACCCTCCTATGAGAAAGCTCTCATTTCTAATAAATACCCTTCAGAAAGAAGCGGTTCGCGTTTTTCTCCTAAATTACGGATGGAGTGGGATTTTCGTGATCAAGTAACATTTTATGCTCAATGGGCACAAGCTTTTCGTGCACCACGTGTTTCAGAACTCTACCTCTCCTACATCAAACCCCCTCTTTATTATGTGAAGGGAAATCCTGACCTTAAGTCAGAAGGGAGCAATGGATATGATATTGGCATACAATATGGGAATGTCAATTTCGGTGGCTCACTCAGTGCCTTTATCAATCAATATAAAAATTTTATAACTACCGTGGATAAAGGACCATCCGAGGAGTTTAGATTTGCACGTCGATATTATGTAAATCTTTCACGCGTGCGTATTTTTGGCATTGAAACAAGAGCGCATTTAACTCTTAATAAGGGTTTTCATAGCAATTTTGCCCTTGCCTATTCGCAAGGAAAAGATCTTGAAAAAGATGAATATCTTAACTCAATTCCAGCTTTGAAAGCGATTATCGGATTAGGATATGCAAAAGAAACCTGGGGAGCAGATGTTGTGCTTACTTCCTCTGCTAAACGTGATAAAGTTGCTAAGGAATCTGATTATCAAAAAATTCCGGGATATAAAGTCGTTGATGTATCAGGCTGGTGGAAGCCATTCGGCGAAAAGGGCTTTGTTGTAAGAGCTGGGATTTATAATCTATTTAATGAGAAATATTGGAATGTATCAGATCTTCCTTCCGGTAAAAGTACAATACCAAAAGATTATTACAGTCAGCCTGGTCGCAACTTTAAGGTGTCATTCGTGCAAAAGTTTTAG
- a CDS encoding hemin-degrading factor — protein MAHKAETIIRLREEKKEMRNRDFALSVGISEAELIAVYCTVGKAKKLQADVATFLENAPKLGTVMALTRNEYAVHEITGCFEKIVQNKNVSLTLGEIDLRIFSKQWKFGFEYDMLSLGKPTKSLQFFDQSGVAIFKLYSKDATNMEEWDKLVDKLLHEDQSPTLDVLPTPIQTQRETIELDVEKFRDRWRQITDVHQLQEIISELKINRHDAVKYAGNEFANELKTNTIEIMLNQIAQQEIPIMCFVSNKGCIQIFSGPVKNIKQMGSWLNVLDQKFHLHLLVSGVDSVWRVRKPTSNGYISSLEVFDKNGEMIIQFFGMRKEGQKEREDWQSLLNNLPQS, from the coding sequence ATGGCACATAAAGCTGAAACTATTATTCGTTTGCGTGAAGAAAAAAAAGAAATGCGTAATCGTGATTTTGCCCTCTCTGTTGGTATATCTGAGGCAGAACTTATTGCGGTCTATTGCACAGTTGGAAAAGCAAAAAAACTACAAGCTGATGTTGCCACTTTCCTGGAAAATGCTCCTAAACTTGGAACAGTTATGGCGCTGACACGCAATGAATATGCTGTTCATGAAATAACAGGATGTTTTGAAAAGATTGTTCAAAACAAAAACGTCTCTCTCACACTTGGTGAAATTGACTTGCGTATTTTTTCAAAACAATGGAAATTTGGTTTTGAATATGACATGCTTTCTCTTGGAAAACCTACAAAAAGTTTGCAATTCTTTGATCAGTCTGGCGTTGCTATTTTCAAACTCTATTCTAAAGATGCAACAAATATGGAAGAATGGGATAAACTTGTTGATAAGTTGCTTCATGAAGATCAATCGCCTACCCTTGATGTCCTTCCAACTCCAATTCAAACCCAGCGTGAGACAATAGAGCTGGATGTTGAGAAATTCCGCGATCGTTGGCGGCAAATCACTGATGTACACCAACTTCAGGAGATTATTTCCGAATTGAAAATTAATCGACATGATGCTGTAAAATATGCCGGAAATGAATTTGCCAATGAGTTAAAAACAAATACTATTGAAATTATGCTCAACCAAATTGCACAACAAGAAATACCAATTATGTGCTTTGTTAGCAACAAGGGATGTATCCAAATTTTTAGTGGGCCAGTAAAAAACATTAAGCAAATGGGATCTTGGCTTAATGTTCTCGATCAAAAATTTCACCTGCATTTACTCGTTTCAGGAGTCGATAGTGTATGGCGCGTCCGCAAACCAACGAGTAATGGTTATATCAGTTCACTTGAAGTTTTTGATAAAAACGGTGAAATGATTATTCAATTCTTTGGCATGCGAAAGGAAGGGCAAAAAGAACGTGAAGATTGGCAATCTTTATTGAATAATTTGCCCCAAAGCTGA
- a CDS encoding heme/hemin ABC transporter substrate-binding protein, with protein sequence MFTLFLRRLLSLFIIFILFFFTFFSKQVMVKPATHFPKGARIVSIGGSLTEIVYALGAQDQLVARDSTSVYPQEALKLPVLGYMRALSPEGVLSLAPEGILLVEGSGPPSTIDILKKTTIPIVIVPENYSRESVIEKIRLVGKALHRELKAAALIEKVNRDFVNNDLLLAKITKPKRVLFVLSVQNGRVMASGTGTAADGMIKLSGGINAITDYKGYKLLNNEALLKANPDVILLVKHREKSNNIDKILAIPAVQATTAAKNHAIKQMDAMYLLGFGPRTANASKELIDILYGANQNGKS encoded by the coding sequence ATGTTTACACTTTTTTTGCGTAGATTATTAAGCCTTTTTATCATTTTTATACTGTTCTTTTTTACCTTCTTTTCTAAACAAGTGATGGTTAAACCTGCAACGCATTTTCCTAAAGGTGCGCGAATTGTCTCTATTGGTGGATCACTTACAGAAATTGTCTACGCATTAGGAGCCCAAGATCAACTTGTCGCCCGTGATAGTACAAGTGTCTATCCACAAGAAGCTCTTAAACTTCCTGTCCTTGGATATATGCGTGCTCTTTCACCTGAGGGTGTTTTATCACTTGCCCCCGAGGGTATATTGCTTGTTGAAGGAAGCGGTCCTCCCTCCACAATTGATATCCTTAAAAAAACAACGATACCTATAGTAATCGTGCCAGAAAATTATTCCCGTGAAAGTGTGATAGAAAAAATTCGTCTCGTTGGCAAAGCTCTTCATCGTGAACTGAAGGCAGCTGCCTTGATTGAAAAAGTAAACCGTGATTTTGTAAATAATGACCTACTTTTAGCAAAAATAACAAAACCAAAGAGAGTCCTTTTTGTTTTATCCGTACAAAATGGGCGTGTTATGGCATCTGGAACAGGGACAGCTGCTGATGGTATGATAAAACTTTCAGGCGGTATCAATGCTATCACCGATTATAAGGGATATAAGCTTCTCAATAACGAAGCTTTATTGAAAGCAAACCCTGATGTTATTTTGCTTGTCAAACATCGTGAAAAATCCAATAACATTGATAAGATTTTAGCCATACCAGCAGTTCAAGCAACAACTGCAGCAAAAAATCATGCCATTAAACAAATGGATGCTATGTATCTTTTAGGATTTGGTCCACGCACAGCAAACGCATCGAAAGAGCTTATTGATATACTCTATGGTGCAAATCAAAATGGTAAGAGTTGA
- a CDS encoding FecCD family ABC transporter permease, giving the protein MVDTTSIVHTTETKESKRVNRANFGKILLLSLTVFLILSIFGGLLHGASKVSLINLVHVMLTQDFSVSSKIRDYLILIDIRLPRIILGVLVGAALAVSGVLMQGLFRNPLADPGIIGVSAGASLGAILAIVVGIAFPSSLAPFLEPYKVIIGAFFGGLLSTLILYAIATRHSCTSIATMLLAGIALGALSGAVVGILIFIANDQQLRDITFWNLGSLAGATWLKVWLVFPFICVGLIFSPFLSRALNALALGEAVAGHIGFYIQRVKNIAIFLVALMCGSAVAVSGGIGFIGIVVPHILRQLIGPDHRYLIPCSALLGATLLIFADTFARLIVAPAELPIGIVTALFGAPFFLWILICKRGTNFP; this is encoded by the coding sequence ATGGTAGATACGACATCCATAGTGCATACAACTGAAACAAAAGAGAGTAAAAGAGTAAACCGCGCAAATTTTGGAAAAATTTTATTATTAAGCTTAACAGTTTTTCTTATTCTCAGCATTTTTGGTGGGCTCTTGCATGGTGCATCAAAGGTTTCTTTGATTAATCTTGTTCATGTAATGCTCACGCAGGACTTCTCGGTGAGCAGTAAAATACGTGATTATCTCATACTTATCGACATAAGGCTTCCCCGTATTATCTTAGGGGTGTTAGTTGGAGCAGCTTTAGCTGTCTCTGGTGTCCTCATGCAGGGGCTTTTCCGTAATCCTCTTGCAGATCCTGGGATTATAGGTGTATCAGCAGGTGCAAGTCTTGGAGCTATTTTAGCAATTGTTGTCGGTATTGCCTTCCCTTCTTCATTGGCGCCTTTTTTAGAACCTTACAAAGTCATTATAGGTGCATTTTTTGGTGGGCTGTTATCAACACTTATCCTCTATGCAATAGCAACACGTCATAGTTGTACCTCTATTGCAACAATGCTTCTCGCAGGTATTGCTCTTGGTGCTTTAAGCGGTGCTGTTGTCGGAATTCTCATTTTTATCGCAAATGACCAGCAATTACGGGACATTACCTTTTGGAATCTTGGCTCTCTTGCAGGTGCAACATGGTTGAAAGTTTGGCTTGTTTTTCCTTTTATCTGTGTCGGTCTTATTTTTTCTCCTTTTTTATCACGAGCACTTAATGCTCTTGCTCTTGGAGAAGCCGTTGCTGGCCATATTGGTTTCTATATTCAACGGGTTAAGAATATTGCTATTTTCCTTGTTGCACTTATGTGTGGTAGCGCAGTCGCTGTCAGTGGCGGCATTGGTTTTATCGGTATTGTTGTTCCACATATTTTGCGTCAACTCATTGGTCCTGATCACCGCTATCTTATTCCCTGCTCGGCTCTCTTGGGAGCTACGTTACTTATTTTTGCCGACACATTTGCACGTTTAATTGTTGCCCCAGCAGAACTGCCAATCGGAATTGTTACAGCACTTTTTGGTGCACCTTTTTTTCTTTGGATCCTTATATGTAAACGAGGAACAAATTTTCCATGA
- a CDS encoding heme ABC transporter ATP-binding protein — protein sequence MIEAVNICVQRGKKQIINHIDFQAKSSALTVIIGPNGSGKSTFIKALSGEIPYSGKMTLNGHDVTQTKTYEMAAMRAVLPQFTTLAFPFLVHEVVALGLSVNQFIIAKKQLKNLPQKALECVGLADYGNRHYHQLSGGEQARVQLARVLCQIWEPVCNKVPRWMILDEPIANLDIQHQLVVMNIARNFARCGGGVLAVLHDLNLAAHYADKMILLKQGKIYCEGSASTVLTTQNLSDAYHCSLPVSELPKADTPFVLPQTASFL from the coding sequence ATGATCGAAGCAGTCAATATTTGCGTTCAACGCGGAAAAAAACAGATTATCAACCATATTGATTTTCAAGCCAAAAGTAGTGCTCTCACCGTCATTATCGGCCCCAATGGATCCGGAAAAAGTACTTTTATCAAAGCGCTGAGCGGAGAAATTCCCTACAGTGGAAAAATGACCTTAAATGGTCATGATGTTACCCAAACAAAAACTTATGAAATGGCAGCAATGCGCGCGGTGCTACCACAATTTACAACGTTAGCATTTCCATTCCTAGTCCATGAAGTGGTAGCGCTTGGTCTCTCCGTAAACCAATTTATCATTGCAAAAAAACAATTAAAAAATCTTCCCCAAAAAGCTTTAGAATGCGTTGGTCTGGCTGATTATGGTAACCGACATTATCATCAGTTGTCAGGTGGAGAACAAGCCAGAGTACAACTTGCCCGTGTACTCTGCCAAATTTGGGAACCTGTTTGTAATAAAGTCCCCCGTTGGATGATATTAGATGAGCCTATTGCTAACCTTGATATTCAACATCAGCTCGTTGTTATGAATATTGCCAGAAATTTTGCCCGTTGTGGTGGTGGTGTTCTCGCTGTCCTTCATGATCTCAATCTTGCTGCACATTATGCAGATAAAATGATATTGCTAAAGCAGGGAAAGATTTATTGTGAGGGAAGTGCCTCGACCGTTTTAACAACTCAAAATTTAAGTGATGCTTATCATTGTTCCCTACCTGTTTCTGAATTGCCTAAAGCAGATACTCCTTTCGTGCTGCCCCAGACAGCATCCTTCCTGTAA
- a CDS encoding FAD-dependent oxidoreductase, whose translation MKNILIKGAGVGGLTVAYMLQQKGASVTVSAPLCSPIGTASWYAGGMLAPYCERENAEQIVEDLGIQAIEWWCKTLPNLVIRNGTLVVAPTRDKVELERFLMRTHNHKIIKGTEIAHLESDFAERFNCALFYENEAHLDPRKALITLKENLIQNGARFVDVETTETNFDIIIDATGIARLGKDKNIRGVRGEMLLVRSTDIKLVRPIRLLHPRFPVYVVPRQDNIFMIGATMIESDFDGAISARSMMELLNAAYTLHPAFAEAEIVETGVGVRPCYPDNFPSVYKHGNYISINGFYRHGFLLSPEMAKRAMKLALE comes from the coding sequence TTGAAGAACATTCTTATCAAAGGTGCAGGTGTAGGTGGTTTAACAGTTGCTTATATGTTACAACAAAAAGGGGCTTCTGTTACAGTATCCGCACCTTTGTGTTCTCCTATAGGAACAGCCAGTTGGTATGCGGGAGGGATGTTAGCGCCTTACTGTGAAAGAGAAAATGCTGAACAAATTGTTGAAGATCTTGGCATACAAGCCATAGAATGGTGGTGCAAAACGCTCCCCAATCTTGTCATCCGAAACGGTACTTTAGTCGTCGCCCCTACACGAGATAAAGTAGAACTTGAACGATTTTTAATGCGCACACATAATCACAAAATTATAAAAGGTACAGAGATAGCGCATCTTGAATCAGACTTTGCAGAACGTTTTAACTGTGCGCTCTTTTACGAAAATGAAGCACATCTGGATCCTCGCAAAGCACTTATCACTTTAAAAGAAAACCTGATACAAAATGGGGCGCGTTTTGTCGATGTAGAAACAACTGAAACAAATTTTGATATTATCATTGATGCAACTGGAATAGCACGTTTAGGAAAAGACAAAAATATACGAGGTGTACGCGGTGAAATGCTGCTCGTACGCAGCACAGATATTAAACTTGTTCGCCCAATTCGTCTTCTTCATCCACGGTTTCCAGTCTATGTTGTTCCACGGCAAGATAATATTTTCATGATTGGTGCAACAATGATTGAAAGTGATTTTGATGGTGCAATTTCAGCAAGATCAATGATGGAATTGCTTAACGCTGCCTATACGTTGCATCCTGCTTTTGCAGAAGCAGAAATTGTTGAAACTGGTGTGGGTGTTCGTCCATGCTATCCTGATAACTTCCCTTCTGTGTACAAACATGGTAACTATATCTCTATTAATGGATTTTATAGACATGGTTTTCTTTTGTCTCCAGAAATGGCAAAACGAGCAATGAAATTGGCATTGGAGTAA
- the thiS gene encoding sulfur carrier protein ThiS, with product MQIFVNGETIQTEVISLDLLLKKLGYEGNWLATAVNAEVIPVDARSQFILHEGDKIEILSPMQGG from the coding sequence ATGCAAATATTCGTCAATGGTGAAACAATCCAAACAGAAGTTATCAGTCTCGATCTATTACTTAAAAAATTAGGGTATGAAGGAAATTGGCTAGCTACCGCTGTTAATGCTGAAGTTATTCCCGTCGATGCACGAAGTCAATTTATCTTGCATGAAGGAGATAAAATTGAAATTTTAAGCCCAATGCAAGGAGGCTGA
- a CDS encoding thiazole synthase — MLNLYGRKFSSRLMLGTAQYPSPAILRNAIHKSNIEIVTVSLRRETAGGKQGGQFWQFLKELDITVLPNTAGCYTVKEAVTTAQLARDLFKTPWIKLEIIGNPDTLQPNVFSLIEAAQILNSDGFQIFAYTTDDLIVAERLLDVGCRVIMPWCAPIGSGQGPHNTDGLRSIRAYLPDVTLVIDAGIGCPSHAALAMELGYDAVLLNTAVAKAGDPVLMAQAFAQAVQAGRMGYKAGILEARSIAVPSTPIVGKAVFS; from the coding sequence ATGCTGAATCTTTATGGACGTAAATTCTCTTCCCGTCTTATGTTAGGTACAGCTCAATATCCTTCGCCAGCAATCCTTCGTAATGCTATTCATAAATCAAATATAGAAATTGTAACAGTTTCATTGCGCCGAGAAACCGCAGGTGGAAAACAAGGTGGACAATTTTGGCAATTTCTTAAAGAACTTGATATAACAGTTCTTCCAAACACTGCCGGTTGTTACACCGTCAAAGAGGCTGTTACTACAGCTCAACTGGCACGAGATCTCTTTAAAACACCTTGGATTAAACTCGAAATTATCGGCAATCCTGACACCTTACAGCCCAATGTTTTTTCCTTGATCGAAGCAGCGCAAATTTTAAACAGTGACGGTTTCCAAATTTTTGCCTATACAACAGATGATCTCATTGTTGCTGAAAGGCTTTTAGATGTTGGTTGCCGTGTCATTATGCCTTGGTGTGCTCCTATTGGATCTGGTCAAGGCCCTCATAATACCGATGGCTTGCGTTCTATCCGTGCTTACCTTCCCGATGTTACTCTTGTTATTGATGCTGGTATTGGATGCCCATCCCATGCCGCTCTGGCGATGGAACTCGGTTATGATGCAGTACTTCTTAATACCGCTGTTGCTAAAGCAGGTGACCCTGTCTTAATGGCGCAAGCTTTTGCGCAAGCTGTTCAAGCAGGCCGTATGGGGTATAAAGCAGGAATTCTCGAAGCACGTAGTATAGCAGTCCCTTCAACGCCAATCGTTGGAAAAGCAGTGTTTTCATGA
- a CDS encoding thiamine phosphate synthase — MKLDPFYLIVDNADWVERLVPLGVKLIQLRMKNENPKIISQHIKRAKNICDKLGTQLIINDHWTIAIDEKCNFIHLGQEDLSNADLPAIRKNGIRFGLSTHDEHELDIALSVHPNYIALGPIYPTILKEMKWMPQGLEKIKKWKKRIGALPLIGIGGLTPERATDVLKAGANSAAVVTDIILHKKPRERVQQWIKVTKAWR, encoded by the coding sequence ATGAAACTGGATCCGTTTTACCTCATCGTTGATAATGCTGATTGGGTTGAACGATTGGTTCCTCTTGGAGTCAAACTCATACAATTGCGTATGAAAAATGAAAATCCTAAAATAATCAGTCAGCATATTAAGCGTGCAAAAAACATATGTGATAAATTGGGAACACAATTAATTATTAATGATCATTGGACAATAGCAATTGATGAAAAATGTAATTTTATTCATCTTGGACAAGAAGATCTAAGCAATGCTGATCTTCCCGCAATCCGTAAAAATGGTATAAGATTTGGTCTTAGCACACACGATGAACATGAATTGGATATCGCGTTATCTGTTCATCCTAACTATATTGCACTTGGTCCTATTTATCCGACAATCTTAAAAGAAATGAAATGGATGCCTCAAGGCTTAGAAAAAATTAAAAAATGGAAAAAACGGATTGGTGCTTTACCTTTGATTGGTATTGGTGGCTTAACGCCAGAACGTGCAACTGATGTGTTAAAAGCAGGAGCAAATAGTGCTGCTGTTGTAACTGATATTATTCTCCACAAAAAACCCAGAGAGCGTGTCCAACAGTGGATAAAGGTAACAAAAGCATGGCGTTGA